The following nucleotide sequence is from Procambarus clarkii isolate CNS0578487 unplaced genomic scaffold, FALCON_Pclarkii_2.0 HiC_scaffold_99, whole genome shotgun sequence.
agagattctatttttgtccatattcgagcggaatgttgagcaaccttcgtgcaggacccggtccagttccccaacgtccgagctattgcacatagcaaatttctctaaatgaggcagtatctcgcccccaccccccggatcaatgattttagggcagtaaataagcaattgcaatctaatccccccccccccccaaaaaaaaaaaaatactgttcaTGAAAATGTGAGCTTATTTATACTAATTtatgaatataaaaaaaacaactcgacatttgtacaatttttatttacataaataaattagtCTCTATGCCTTTTTTGTCTTCTTAGGAAATAATCGGTCGAAGGACATGCGAAATGGTGCGTCTGCAAATGGGGCAGTTTCTCATAGATACAAGACAATTACTGCATGTTACCATATGTCTGCAGGGCAGCAGTACGACACTCAACGCATTGTTAAAGCAcaccttacacaaaatatcagcaGCCCAAGACGTTGGCGTAGATGTGTTCATCACAGTTTCAACATGGGATGTCGCATCAAAGTCTGTGGCCtcttcgccagtttcaacatCCATTTCATTAGCGACTATAGTCGTCTCTTccgcctctgtttcaacaggagAAGGCAAAGCCCGCAAACCAAGATTAGTGCTCATGAACCCGCTCATTGATCCAACAACGTCGACATCCATTTCATTAGCTGTGGCGACTGTTTCCATGTCAGAGGGCCCGGATTGCCATTCCAGATTCGCAGGCTCTACCCTACCTTCCACATCCTCATGATGAATTCCCCTTAAACCCATTTCGGCTTTAGTGCTCTCTTGCATATACCACAACATTAATTCTATACATCTGGCCTCAGTAACAAACGGTAATAAATCTTTGGTGCTTTTGAGATATAGCCTTAAGGCAGGTCTCACACAGACATCAGGAAATCCAAAATGTTCAATTAATGCTGGGAAAAAACCCAAACCTTCCATCAGACCAGTTAAAAGATGTTCATCTATGGGTTTTATAGTTCGACGCTGCGAAGATTCTCTAGCATTCTTAATGAACTGTGCATCCTTTTTAATGTTGACAAAGGTGCACTCAGGATACCATTGCGCGTGCAGTGTCCAAGGGTCGTCAGCGGGTTCCCAATTACGAAAACCATTCCCACAGAAAAAGCAGCGCATGTGGTCACTTAGGCCtgtaaatttaagaaaaaaaatattcccattcattattattattatagctcaCATCCGGCAATGTTGtaatacaaaaacacacacacgcgcacacacacacacacacacacacacacacacacacacacacacacacacacacacacacacacacacacacacacacacacacacacacacttcccgggaccaaagagccagagctccacccccgcaagcacaattgggggagtaaacacactttttttttcagatatatatacaagagttgttacattcttgtacggcctagcatttcgggcaggtccctagaatacgatccccacctcgaagaatcgttttttacaaccaagtacccattttactgttgagttaaacagaggctacagttaaggatttgcgcccagtaaatcctccccggccaggaggatacacacgcacacactaaaaataacaaaaactccAACAATATTTGTTTACCACAGAAGAAAAATCCTGATTCTGCCAATTCGTGAGATGTTTGCTTGACACAACCAGTCCAGCTGAGGTCGAATGTTTCCAAACGCTGTTTGTATGTTGCCAAGCCTGGATATCTAGGTTTAGCGTATGGAATTACCCCCAGAACCTGCAAATCATCTCCAGTCATTTTAGTTTCTTCCTCGCGGGGTGGGGTCTCTAAAAAAACAAAGATGTTCCATCACATATATGCATAAGACACAGGTTCTAAGTCAATTctttcaaaaacaaaaaaaaaataaagaaaaattatttgaaaagacTTACTGCGTttatacttatttttttttttgtcctccCTCCACATCGCCAATACTAATTATTCACAGATAAACtagtaaattatatttatacaatatacTCACGATCAGATGTTGCTATATTCTTTGGTTCGAATAGGGGTGAAAAGAAATCCAGCCCATATTCGAATGCCAGTTTGGTGATTTCCAAAGGAACGTTATTGTCCTTTTCGCCTCTTATGAAGGAACAATTTGGCGACACTTTCGCATGCCTACTACGGGGCGTATCGCCCTCAATCCAAGCATGCACAACTTTACAACAAAAGGCGCAGGAACAATGATCCGCAACTCTCAGATAATAAAATCCCTCATTCACCAGGTCTTGGGGGTTTAGCCACTCGACAGGCCAATTTATAAAGGTGTCTAAACGCATTTGGGCACATTTAAGACTGTCCCTGGAGTAAAACGTTTTAGTACGGGAAGGTTCCATTGTGTACTGGTGCGACACTGGCGAATGGAGGCAAGATCCTAGGCTATATATTGTCCGTCCTTTCCCTCCCCGAAATAAGTGTCAAAGATCGCTACATATGTGctagtttctttttttttttttttttttttggtttggcaATTCTAGCCACCGCTACTCTTTTTTTTATGGCATAATTATGAGGAAACAGGGAAAGGAAAAAATGACTCGCAAATGTGCTAAATCATGTTGCATAATgcagtgaattaaaaaaaaaaaagatggcagTTGGTAGTCTAGGAAAGGTGACCAAGTACTTATTTTTTGTGATAATTATCGAGAAATGTCATTAACTACATAAGGTATCCCTAATGTCAATAAGTTATCACAAACCTTCCAATAATGATGTGGCCTCCATgactttatatatatttcattaaggGAATATGGTCTGACTACGGTtttttcatggggggggggggggggggggaacattaaaaaaaaaaattgtaacatgTCGCACTGTGTTTGACCTTTTCTGCTTCTGAAAAAAAaggttgccagtgtttgggtattaAGCTGACGTATATTGATATTTTATGGCAAGATATTTGAGATACATATTGCGCTATTTGAGGTGGTTTTTTTTTATGCTAATTAAGTCAGTGAAAAAAAAATGTTCCTATGGGCTTCTTGTTGGTCGAGgcccttataataataatataaatatttgctCAGTACGTGGTAACTTTTACACGCACTAGCAGGGATGGAGATATAAGGGCGCAAAGCCCCCACGACGAATATTCGCAGGGTCGACACAGGGGCGGTTGACTAGGCTTTATCCAAAACATAAGGGAaagtaaaaaaagaaaagaaaaatggaGACGTGGCTGGAAACGCACACCGGATATTTAACCGATGAAGAATTTTGCAATAATGAAACTTGCATTGTGTATCCTGTAAACTGCATATCTTGCGTCCCGTACGGGATGGCGAAGGACATATCAGTGAAATACAAACACGCAAGCGCCTATGGTGAACGCAGGCCTTTGTATAATCTCAAGAGATGTGTTCCCCATGATCGCCCAATTCCCGGTTCAATTCATGTCTCCAATCGTCGAGCTGAAAATCTCCCTTGCATTATTGCTGCTGCAGTGCAATATGGTATAGGGGCGCCTGTAGAGAACAATGAGATCGCCAAGTCGCATATAGAAAAATCCAAAGATCGTGATATGCTCACCGGATTAAAAGAAGATACAACGCAAAATCGCCTCATCTATTTCAAAAAGGCTATAGAAGCCATAACGAGATTCATCAAGTCTTCTCCGGAAATCGCACGAGTTGTATTACCTGTGGGTATTGGTCGCACCTGTGTTCAAAGAGATGAAGTTTGGGAGGAAACATATCTTCCAATTATCGAAGATCTGTATGAAAACTTAAAACATTACGATGTTAATGTTATATTGGTGCGTAATGACCAGAGctccaaggaaaaaaaaaatgtccCTGGCAACTCTACGATGCGCAGTTGTCCCCCGCGCCGGCGTGAAAAGTGTATATAGACCCCCTTCCGAGTCACTACCTCACAAGCCAGCACTATGGAGCTCCCCTCCCTGATTGGCGACTTTGCCTCTTTGCCCATCTATAACAATCGTGATTGTCTGCTCTATGATTTGGATGCAACAAGCGTGCAGTTGAGCGAAATGGTGCACACTTTATGGGAACGATACCCCTATGCTCGATTGCATCGGAAAAACCTGCCGTACAAAAATCGTGCTGTTAGAACTGATAGAGATATCCCCGGCCTCATATTTGTTGGCGAAGCACCCGAATTCTGCAATAGGATGGATGACGACCCCTATGAAAGTTATGCTGTTTTACCGCACCTTATTGGATTAATCACCCAGTTTACCAACGGTCCAGCGACGCCATCTTCTTACAAAAAGCCCAGGTACGAAGCATGGAGTTTGGATGAGCATTTTTATGACGGCCTGAAAAATGATACCGAATACCAAAGATGGCGTTGGTTTGACAAAGCTCTGCGAAAAGCCATTGAACATATTCTTCAGAGAAGCCGAAGAGGACAAGTGGGAAGGATTATTTTCCCATATGGGTTGGGCAAGGCTTGCGGGCAGTATCTCACAAGTGGCGAACGCAACATATGGGAGACTAAATATTTCCCTGTGATGTGCAAATTAGCTCAGAAACTGCAAGAACGTGGTATAGACACTTTAATGATATGTCCTGTAAATAATGACACGCCAACTCGCTCTCCAACCCATGGCATCTTTAGACACAAGATTCCACGTATGGCCATTCCACCTGTTTCTACGAATGATAAAGACTCTGTTTCTACTGTCGGACCTGCCGCTGACGTGAGAGAAGACGGGTCAGCTGTCGTGGAAGATACCACGAGCGTTGCTGTGGAAGATGATCCATCTACCGGCGCCATGTCTGTTACTGTAGGAGATGAAGTGCTCACTATTGTGGAAGACGACGACAATGAAGACAAAGAGAAAATGGAAATGGAATATAATGAAGATGAGATTAGAAAAGCTGTAGAATCTATATTGTAATATTTCATACAAATTAAACCACAAAAAAAGAAATGTTAACCTGTATTTTTATTTACTTTTCCTaatttctctacacacacacacacacacacacatttatttatttattgtttcctAATTTCTCTGTACAAAAAGAAAAACTATGAATTACATATTATAAAAGCCTCTAACAACTCTATGTGACAAGGTGTATATAAGACGAAGGTTATGTTAAAAAACCTTTTTAATCGCTTCGAGATGTGTTCCAACTACATGCGAGCCAAATTACGGAGACTCAAAGATTCTATTATTGAAGTGGATTTCCCCAACGATGATATATTTAAACCCGGGGACTGTATTGTCTATGATCTTCCTGCCCTACACCAGTTTTCTAATGGTTACTCCCAACAGCTGTGGGAAAAATATCCTTATGGGGTGGTTGAAAAGAAAATATGTCCTGAAACGCTTTGTGCTGTAGTTACGGATCGTGACACTCCAGGAAATATAATCCTCTCCCCGCCACCAGAACCTAATGTGCAGCCTTATCTCTTAGCCCTCATATGTCAATATAGTGTAGGTGCGTCTATTGAAAATAATGACATTAACCAATTTCATATTAAGCACAGTAAAGATATTGATTTAGTAGCGGGATTGCGGAGAGATACAACTATCAACAGACGATGGTGTTTTAAAAAGGCCGTGAGTCGCATTATGAGCGAAGCCAAGAGTAATAATTCTATCAAACGGATAGTTATGCCATTTGGTATAGGCTGCAATTCTGGGGTGAGTTGGTCTAGAGCaggtgaagaagaagaagaatggctGGCATCTTACTACCCTACACTGGCTCATTTGGCTCATGTAATGAAAAAATGCAAAAAAGAATTTGTGCTGGTGCGTCCTAAACAAGATGGAGCAGGGAAAGGTCAAGTACCGCCACAAGTAGTGAAGAGACCATCGAGTAAAAGGAGGAACCTTAGATCTTATTACACTAACGACAAATAATAAAAAAgtgcttgttttttttttgtatatgtactcataataaaataaaaattgtataaatgtcaagtttttttttttatctgttaaaGTAGTTTTTAAAAATAAGAGAGAGACCTCATCACTTATTCACCCCCATGACAAGTACTCTAGCAAATACTacctgacattttttttttaacatatttcATCTTCAAGGGGagtgtgcaataataataataataatgatacatgattttttttatttaggtaaaaaacacacacatatatatatatatatatatatatatacaaacaaaatAATGTTCTGATTGAACAGAGTCTGGGTTGGGGGACAAAGTCTCGGGATTTggggataacccccccccccccccatcaggccACCTGCACATTGTTCCTGCAGTATGTCCCCTTTGCATCATTAGTTCCTAAGAGTTATCTTGTGGGTGGAGCTTTATCTAGATCTGCCTTAATGACGGGATGCAAATTTTCCCTCCAATAAACCTCATCCTCTGGCGCAATTTCCTCAGCTTCGGAGGTGGAACAATAATCCCCATAATCCCCAAAGAAAATTTCTCTAAATGCATTCTGCGCTCGAACTTTGTCATGATAAATAAACCAGTTTTCACGCTGTTTAAAATCAATCCCCGCAAACTGTTTTTCTATTTCACCTTGGGCTTGCACCCACTCGATAAAGTTGGGTATTCCATTATACGCCACATTAATCAAGCCTATTCCTATTTCGACAGGTAGTCTTATTTCTGTTTCGTCACAAAAACCGCCATATACGGTCTCAACGGcgttaattttttttgttttctgtcTTTGAACATGTGAGTCTTCTAAATCTGCGCCTTTATACTGCTTTTCAATTGCCGCCAAAGCCTTGACGCGTGCGATGAACTTGGGCAATTCCTCATACTCCACGACGCAATGACCTCGTGAAATAAATACCAGGGGCGATTCCCTGCATTGCATCTTCCTCTTTTCCTCAACATCTACAGCCTGATGGCCGAGCTCTGATAAAAGATATAACAGAAAAAATTAATTGCATACgcccatagagagagagaaaaaaatcgtTGAACTTTATTGGATTTCTTTTAGATTTAACTTTTAACTACTTGGAACGAATTATCAATGAGGCACAAACCATGACAAGTCCTGTAAAGTATTAGGGTTTATGCATACCATTTATAGTATCCATCACAGCTTGGTCGTATGATCTCTCACTGagaaccccacacccaccccagccaGATATAGGCCGAGACCTCCTGAACTTGCTGCCAGGGGTcgccagtttatttttttttttgtttttttatctaTAAGTTGGAATAAATAAGCTCGTATTTCCTTGAACGTTTTTTGACAAAATTCTTGATGTGGGAAACAAATACTCAAATGTGTGAGGGAATGAAAATGCGCGAAGAGGCCATAATGGTCCTAAGAACACACATTCTTTCCACAGTCACTGATAAGTCGCCGGCTGGATGGATTGCAATTGCTTATTTACTGCCCTAAAATCATTGATCCGGGGGGTGGGGGCGAGATACTgcctcattta
It contains:
- the LOC123753923 gene encoding baculoviral IAP repeat-containing protein 8-like, producing the protein MTGDDLQVLGVIPYAKPRYPGLATYKQRLETFDLSWTGCVKQTSHELAESGFFFCGLSDHMRCFFCGNGFRNWEPADDPWTLHAQWYPECTFVNIKKDAQFIKNARESSQRRTIKPIDEHLLTGLMEGLGFFPALIEHFGFPDVCVRPALRLYLKSTKDLLPFVTEARCIELMLWYMQESTKAEMGLRGIHHEDVEGRVEPANLEWQSGPSDMETVATANEMDVDVVGSMSGFMSTNLGLRALPSPVETEAEETTIVANEMDVETGEEATDFDATSHVETVMNTSTPTSWAADILCKVCFNNALSVVLLPCRHMVTCSNCLVSMRNCPICRRTISHVLRPIIS